From Rhizobium sp. NZLR1, a single genomic window includes:
- a CDS encoding SRPBCC family protein translates to MPESFVVHREAHIAAPPAAVFALMTDPQKILRWMGTEAEVEPQPGGLYLVNVTGARFARGSFREVVPVHRLAYSFGWDGSEVVPPGSSLVEIDLIEQGGGTLLRLTHSGLPSADQCAGHAEGWAHYLGRLTEVAAGRDPGPDAFYGRT, encoded by the coding sequence ATGCCAGAATCTTTCGTCGTTCACCGCGAGGCGCATATTGCGGCGCCGCCGGCCGCAGTGTTTGCGCTGATGACCGACCCGCAGAAGATCCTGCGCTGGATGGGGACGGAGGCAGAGGTCGAGCCGCAGCCGGGCGGGCTCTATCTTGTCAACGTCACCGGTGCCCGCTTTGCGCGCGGCTCGTTTCGCGAGGTGGTGCCGGTTCATCGCCTTGCCTACAGCTTCGGCTGGGACGGCAGCGAGGTGGTGCCGCCGGGGTCGAGCCTCGTCGAGATCGACCTGATCGAGCAGGGGGGCGGAACACTGCTGCGACTGACGCATAGCGGCCTACCGAGCGCCGATCAATGCGCCGGGCATGCGGAAGGCTGGGCGCATTACCTTGGGCGGCTGACCGAGGTCGCCGCCGGGCGTGACCCGGGTCCCGACGCATTTTACGGCAGGACATGA
- a CDS encoding adenylate/guanylate cyclase domain-containing protein, which yields MDLPSPLAWLVDEAGASPGPERFLAELGRRLLADGLPLSGGALTLSVPHPIIARRTWLWRAETGAVIEALAFAAAPQSEAGRDWLGGLGPVWESRIGPAQDNQASDGPLLGWAGVANGAGGGAFGAAEASLLREVARFAAAPLAALAAREARAALLEAYLGRRSAARVQAGALARGTGETIRAALLCADLRDFTALSEVTEPQAMIAALDAYFDRVAGAVHAFGGEVLKFIGDGVLAIFPVTATSGEADIARGDREACEAALRAVAASRAGMSHLDQVRQAQGLAPLPFGAALHFGEILWGNIGAADRLDFTAIGPAVNLVSRLEGLCKPLGRNVLISGAVAANTTTALMPLGEHSLRGITDPCAVFTLAEA from the coding sequence ATGGATCTGCCATCTCCCCTTGCCTGGTTGGTTGATGAGGCCGGTGCCTCGCCTGGTCCCGAACGGTTTCTGGCCGAGCTCGGGCGCCGGCTTTTGGCTGACGGCCTGCCGCTTTCGGGCGGCGCGCTGACGCTTTCCGTGCCGCACCCAATCATCGCTCGGCGCACCTGGCTGTGGCGGGCCGAGACCGGGGCCGTCATTGAGGCGCTGGCCTTTGCTGCAGCTCCGCAGAGTGAGGCCGGGCGCGACTGGCTGGGTGGGCTCGGGCCGGTGTGGGAGAGCCGGATCGGGCCTGCACAGGATAATCAGGCATCGGACGGGCCGCTGCTTGGCTGGGCGGGAGTTGCCAACGGGGCAGGGGGCGGCGCATTCGGTGCGGCCGAGGCCAGTCTGCTGCGCGAAGTCGCGCGTTTTGCCGCAGCGCCGCTCGCCGCTTTGGCGGCGCGGGAGGCGCGGGCCGCGCTGCTCGAAGCCTATCTCGGCCGGCGCAGTGCTGCCCGGGTGCAGGCCGGCGCGCTTGCCCGCGGCACCGGTGAGACCATCCGCGCTGCCCTTCTCTGTGCCGATCTGCGTGATTTCACCGCGCTTTCGGAAGTGACGGAGCCGCAGGCGATGATTGCCGCGCTCGACGCTTATTTTGATCGCGTCGCCGGCGCAGTGCACGCCTTCGGCGGCGAGGTGCTGAAATTCATAGGCGACGGCGTGCTGGCGATCTTTCCGGTCACCGCGACGTCGGGCGAAGCAGACATCGCCCGGGGGGATCGCGAGGCCTGCGAGGCCGCCCTGCGGGCGGTCGCCGCCAGCCGTGCCGGCATGAGCCATCTCGACCAGGTGCGCCAGGCCCAGGGGCTGGCGCCGTTGCCGTTCGGCGCGGCGCTGCATTTCGGCGAGATTCTATGGGGCAATATCGGTGCGGCCGACCGGCTGGACTTTACTGCCATCGGCCCCGCGGTCAATCTGGTCAGCCGCCTGGAAGGGCTCTGCAAGCCGCTCGGCAGAAACGTGCTGATTTCGGGAGCGGTGGCGGCGAATACGACGACGGCCTTGATGCCGCTCGGAGAGCATAGCTTGCGCGGCATTACCGACCCTTGCGCAGTCTTCACCCTGGCAGAAGCTTAA
- a CDS encoding MFS transporter, giving the protein MRRGGPFLALAAAEALSLSGTRLSTIAIPWLVLSTTGSPVLTGLTAMMEMLPYVVAKALGGPLIDRVGAKRIAIVCDTASVAAVGLVPLLDFFGLLGMPVLLPVVFAMGVLRGPSDAAKQAMVPDIAALANVPLERVTGVANAIERLASTAGAAGAGALIGLIGPGQALLVNAATFAAAALIVAVGIPGMRRAPELSGAPDVRPAERASYLDDLREGWRFLRGDAVLVSIVAMVAITNLLDQAYHAVLLPVWTRDSGHGPELLGAMFAAFTGASIAGAAIAAAIGERMPRLMVYTVAFLLTGFPRFFILALDAPLILIFVTLAIAGFASGFLNPILSAVVFERIPKPLIGRVTAMNAALCFALIPFGGLVGGALISTIGLAAALLLTGLAYLAATLFPLALKSFRGFDKAITDAGASVSRR; this is encoded by the coding sequence GTGAGAAGGGGCGGGCCTTTCCTAGCGCTTGCCGCAGCCGAGGCGCTTTCGCTTTCCGGCACGCGGCTATCGACCATTGCTATTCCCTGGCTGGTGCTGAGCACGACGGGTAGCCCTGTCCTGACCGGGCTGACGGCGATGATGGAGATGCTGCCCTATGTCGTCGCCAAGGCGCTCGGCGGGCCGCTGATCGACCGCGTCGGCGCCAAGCGCATCGCCATCGTCTGCGATACCGCTTCGGTGGCCGCGGTGGGACTGGTGCCGCTGCTCGATTTTTTCGGCCTGCTCGGCATGCCGGTGCTTCTGCCCGTGGTCTTTGCCATGGGCGTGCTGCGTGGGCCTTCCGACGCCGCCAAGCAGGCAATGGTTCCCGACATCGCCGCGCTCGCGAATGTGCCGCTCGAACGGGTGACCGGCGTCGCCAATGCGATCGAGCGGCTGGCCTCGACGGCGGGGGCGGCCGGCGCGGGCGCGTTGATCGGGCTGATCGGCCCGGGCCAGGCGCTCCTCGTCAATGCCGCCACCTTTGCCGCCGCCGCTCTGATCGTCGCAGTCGGCATCCCCGGGATGCGGCGCGCGCCCGAGCTATCCGGCGCACCCGACGTCCGACCGGCCGAAAGGGCTTCCTATCTCGACGATCTCCGCGAAGGCTGGCGCTTTTTGCGTGGCGATGCGGTGCTCGTCAGCATTGTCGCCATGGTGGCGATCACCAATCTGCTGGACCAAGCCTATCATGCGGTGCTGCTGCCTGTCTGGACACGCGATTCCGGCCATGGTCCGGAACTGCTGGGGGCGATGTTTGCGGCCTTCACCGGCGCTTCGATCGCCGGCGCGGCGATTGCGGCGGCGATCGGCGAACGGATGCCGCGCCTGATGGTCTATACCGTGGCGTTCCTCTTGACCGGATTTCCGCGCTTTTTCATCCTTGCGCTGGATGCGCCGCTCATCCTCATCTTCGTCACCTTGGCAATCGCCGGATTTGCCTCGGGATTCCTCAACCCGATCCTGTCGGCGGTGGTTTTCGAGCGCATCCCCAAGCCGCTGATCGGCCGCGTGACCGCGATGAATGCCGCCCTCTGTTTTGCGCTCATTCCCTTCGGCGGCCTCGTCGGCGGCGCGCTGATCAGCACGATCGGCCTTGCCGCGGCACTATTGCTCACCGGGCTTGCCTATCTCGCCGCAACTCTCTTTCCCCTTGCGCTGAAAAGTTTCCGTGGCTTCGACAAGGCTATTACCGATGCCGGTGCTTCCGTATCAAGGCGATGA
- a CDS encoding helix-turn-helix domain-containing protein — protein MKDPHRQTVAHSKPPRTVSRVVPDPVALKALAHPVRLRMLGMLRVDGPATATQLAVQLGLNSGATSYHLRQLAQYGFIEEAPHVSRRDRWWRASHELTSVPASEAEGEALDLDHAFNQAVLSLQVGQMQQALEEYAELPGEWRKASAANDMIIPMTAKQAEALTKQLTDIILEAMRVAPPLGEPAPGDMVPFSIMLHAFPYPGRLPHREKDGEP, from the coding sequence ATGAAGGATCCCCATCGCCAGACCGTCGCCCATTCAAAGCCGCCGCGCACCGTCAGCCGGGTCGTACCTGATCCCGTCGCGTTGAAGGCGCTGGCGCATCCCGTCCGGTTGCGCATGCTCGGCATGCTCAGGGTCGATGGACCCGCCACGGCGACGCAGCTGGCGGTGCAACTGGGATTGAACAGCGGTGCGACCAGTTATCATCTGCGCCAGCTTGCCCAATACGGCTTCATCGAGGAAGCGCCGCATGTTTCACGGCGCGACCGCTGGTGGCGGGCCAGTCACGAGCTCACCTCGGTGCCGGCAAGCGAGGCCGAGGGTGAAGCGCTGGATCTCGATCACGCCTTCAACCAGGCGGTCCTCTCCTTGCAGGTCGGCCAGATGCAGCAGGCGCTGGAGGAATATGCCGAACTGCCGGGGGAATGGCGCAAGGCGAGTGCTGCCAACGACATGATCATCCCGATGACGGCAAAACAGGCCGAGGCGCTGACCAAGCAGCTGACCGACATCATCCTCGAAGCGATGCGGGTAGCTCCGCCCTTGGGTGAGCCGGCACCCGGGGATATGGTTCCCTTCTCCATCATGCTGCATGCCTTTCCCTATCCGGGCCGGCTTCCGCATCGCGAAAAGGATGGCGAACCGTGA
- a CDS encoding LysR family transcriptional regulator: MPRTNLNDILIFMAVVDAGSFIAGGEALGLSRSAAGKAVIRLEDRLGARLLNRTTRTLNLTDEGRVFYDRGLQILASVDEAEASVAGKSGTPRGVLRLTVPDAFGRRVVLPLLEEYLRAWPDIQVEMSQTDRLADIVEEGFDLAIRIGATASDSRLVSRVIATYRTRLCASSSYLAERGEPRDIDDLAAHDCLIFASRNQRQGWRFRGKGGSWIKARGRSRLRLDSAEAVRDAALAGLGIALLPDFLVADDLAAGRLRHVLPDLETDDAKIVMLYPDKHLLEPRIHRFVDLMVEALGHERPRSSP; encoded by the coding sequence ATGCCGCGTACGAACCTGAACGATATCCTGATCTTCATGGCCGTCGTCGATGCCGGAAGCTTTATCGCCGGCGGCGAGGCCTTGGGCCTGTCCCGTTCGGCGGCGGGAAAGGCCGTCATCCGCCTGGAGGACCGGCTCGGCGCACGTCTGCTCAACCGCACGACGAGAACATTGAACCTGACCGACGAAGGGCGAGTGTTTTACGACCGTGGCTTGCAAATCCTCGCATCGGTAGACGAGGCAGAAGCGAGCGTGGCAGGCAAGAGCGGTACGCCGCGCGGCGTTCTCAGGCTCACCGTGCCTGATGCCTTCGGACGGCGCGTCGTGCTGCCCCTGTTGGAAGAATATCTTCGGGCCTGGCCCGACATCCAGGTGGAGATGAGCCAAACCGATCGTCTTGCCGACATCGTCGAGGAAGGCTTCGATCTGGCAATCCGGATCGGCGCGACGGCATCGGACTCCCGGCTGGTCTCGCGCGTGATCGCCACCTACAGGACGCGGCTCTGCGCCTCGTCGTCCTATCTTGCCGAACGCGGCGAGCCGCGCGATATCGACGATCTCGCAGCCCATGACTGCCTGATTTTCGCCAGCCGCAATCAAAGACAAGGCTGGCGTTTTCGCGGCAAAGGCGGCTCGTGGATCAAGGCGCGGGGGCGCAGCCGCCTGAGGCTCGACAGCGCAGAGGCGGTCCGCGACGCCGCCTTGGCGGGGCTGGGTATCGCTCTCCTGCCCGATTTCCTCGTCGCCGACGATCTCGCCGCTGGCCGTCTCCGGCACGTCCTCCCCGACCTCGAAACCGATGACGCCAAGATCGTCATGCTCTATCCCGACAAGCACCTGCTGGAACCGCGCATCCATCGTTTTGTCGATCTGATGGTCGAGGCGTTGGGGCACGAGAGACCGCGCTCATCGCCTTGA